CATTGTATTATCTGTGATTTGTATGTTAAATCTTTAGCTTTGGTAGTTGAATAGTTGTTAATATGTTACTATTTGTGTAGTTGTATACGTGATTATTCTGAATATAATGTTTTCATTGATTTTATTAGTGGTATTGTCTTACTTTGATGAATTTGTCGacctattttatttatttatctgtgGTTTCAGGAAGGAGGATTTGATTTAGATATGTCATACATCACTGAAAATATAATTGCAATGGGATTCCCTGCTGGTGATATGAGCTCAGGCTTCTTTGGATATTTTGAGGTGAACTTTAGACATCTGTCGTTACAACATATGTAAAACTTATCATGATTACTATTACTATAATAGTTGAAACTTGAACTGATCAAATTAATATAGCTGATGCTCGTCTATAACTCTTTGCAGGGATTTTATCGTAACCACATGGAGGAAGTAATCAAGTTCTTTGAAACCAATCACAaggtagcaacattttcttatgtgCTTTTTCTAGCGAAACTGATCCTATCATAATTTGATGCTCACAACAGCTATGTTTTATCCGTCtcttagtagttataataatatattaatatttattaatgcaGTTGGGGCTAGATGTAAAGGTGCCTTCAAATTAGGTGAAAGTTAACAGTACTTAAAAGATGGTACGCTATCATGCACCGGAAGTGTTGACGGCGTTAGACCAACTATCTTTGGCAAACGAGGAACTCGTTCTTGTTTGTCGATTAGCTTGGCACAAGTTTTTGAATGAATTTGGGGGATATTATTCCGAGTTTCAAGGCGTTGTTCAAGCACTAGCAGCCTTGGATTGCTCACACTCTCTCGCTCTTCTTGCAAGAAACAAGGTTTTTTGTCTTTGATGATCTCATAAATTTATTCTAGATGTGGTAATTTCAACCCATTTACCTACTGAATTTGTTATTTTATGATTTCTTTTATCCTAAGTTTAAATTTACCTAATATGCTAACAATGGAATGGATCAAAATTCAGTCTTTGAACCCAACCTGACCTGTTTCAGTCTGAACAAGTACTCGCGACCAGTTTATCTTTCAATGATTTTTTTATAAGGGAGCTGAAACCTGAAGTGCGCCCAATTGCCTGTGTGGGATGTGACGATGTTGCTTTGTGCGTTGCTAATTGTCGTTTAATGGCATTTATAACCGCTGAAGAAAGTCTCAGGTTCTGGATCAAGGTATATCTAGTCATTTGTATGCCAAAAACACTGAACATCTATTCGTAGATAATTAAGGCCTTAATTACAATTACAAAAAAGTGTATTTTAATCTTTGAATAAAGGGTGGTTTTGGAGGTTGTATGCACTAAAGACTAATTTGTAATAACCATGAAGCGAACATCTCATTTGTTGTTTTTTCTTGCTCGGTTAAAGTTGGTTGTTTCAGGCGCATATTTTCTAAGTGTTATTATGTTGAAATGTTTCCATAAGGGCGAGCGGGTTATGGAGGCGTTTAAGATTTCTTCCTTGCTGCATCTTTTCTTTACTAGTAGGGTTTGCCTAAAATCGCCGCCCAAAACTATTTTTAATCCACCGAATGACAATTCGGGTTCATCGTATATGTCTCTCAATATTCTATTTAAGGTTTCGAGACATTTACGGTCATTCATTGGGACCTCGTCCCATATTATAAGCTCCGTTCTTCTAAATACAGTGCCCATGTGTGTTTTCTTCTTTATGTTACACCTGCTTTCGTCCGTTAAATCTAGAGGGATTTTAAACTTAGAATGGGCCGTTTGACCTGATGGTAGCAGTAGTAAAGCTATTCCAGAAGACGCTACTGCCAAAACAATCTTTACGTCGGCTCTTAATGCAGTCGTTATCGCCTTCCACAAGAATGTTTTTCCTGTTCCGCCGTGACCATAAACAAAAATTAATTCTTGATGTTGACTGTTGTTTGAGTTGATGATAAGATCATATATGTTTTTCTGCTTTTGGTTCATCTTTGTCAACATGATTATTTTTTATGCAGAAAGTGCTTCGCGGTCATAATTCTTTTCCTCCATTACAAACCTGTTTTGAATATCTTCAAGCAAGTATTGCGGGATTGTTGGTAGGCCAAAGTTGGTGACGTTCTTTGAATGACGATTTAGCAATATTTCTAGCTCGTATAACAAGTATCCTTCTAGCTCATTTGTGTTGATATACAGATTTGACATATGTAACTTGGCAGCTGCCTTGATTGGGATGTGTCATCGGATCAATTTCCATGTTTGTTTCTATAATTCTGCAACGTCACAAATGACAAGGATGTGACTGAGTAGTGTTCTCAGTTCACTTGCGGTAGCTGTTGTGCATGCCTCCTCTATCGATGTTTTCCATTCTTTGTCGTCACCGAGAAGACCCATGGCAAGACATGTCTCGCGGTACGTGCGGTATGCGGTTCGACCAATTGTCATCAGCTCTTAAAACGATATGCAACCTTTTTGGTGGCAGAGTAACATTCTTAGATAAAACACCTCTCCGAATGCAGGGTGCATGTAGGATAATTTGCCTATCGATGGTTTGTTTAAATTACATTTCCTCTTCCATCTTTTTTCATTAGATACCCAAACAAATTCACCTGTAGATTAGAATGACACATATCAATTTATTTTGTTTGTAAAACTGctaaaaacgtttatcaaaaggatTCAACAACATTTAAATtaaatgaataaagtataacaaactaattatgtaaatataaattcatatacatatacagttGTGAAAGCGAAGGAATCAATGAATAGTTAAGTACAATGACAACAAGTTTTAACAAACCTGGAAAATCGAGATAAGTTAAATGTTTTCCGTCGAATGATGGTTCTATTGTATTGTAACCATTCtgtaagtgtttttttttttttttttttttttttttttttgcgacagCATTTTTGACAATTGATTTAAGTCTTTGAGCTGCGGGAAAAGTAACTAATTGCATATCTTGAAGATGTACTACAAGAATCTGTACTACCGGCTCTCTGTAATGAATAGGGAAATTGTAGATCCTCCAAGAAGCCTCATGTGGACATATGAATCTGGCATCAATAAAGTTTTTGATTTCATCAACCGCTTGTTTTTCTGTCCCACTGGAACTACCCTTATTTCCTTAAGGGTTTGGAAATATGAGCAGCTACACGGTCTGTACCCTTTGAAATATATTTGAATAGGTACTTTATCAACATGTTCCATCCACATCACTCAACATTGATATGTGCTAGAAAGCGAAGACATAGGTAGCGGTTATATGGGACAATGTACCCATTTTCGAGATTACAGATACTTTTATCGACTTCAATTTTGGTGTTGCGTCTCTGGTAATGTACGAAACCGTCTTTGTCGAAGTAAGTATTGTTATTGAAAGGTTTTGGAAACCTGTTCGTACATTTTCGGTTTTCCATACATGGAGCATCCTTATCAAATTCTCCACATGGCCCATGTATCATAAGCTCTGAAACAATTCTAAATCCTTCTGGGTTTGTCTTTGGGTTGGGTAATTCAGCTGATACAAACCGGTCTACTTCTTCGGGCTCTAAAGACCTGGCTGATGTTTGCACCCATAATAGACTGTGACAGTGGGGTAACCCTCTTTTTTGAAACTCGATGGTGTACAACACTTCATGAATGTTCAATACATTAATTACGAAACAACAGCCAGAAAAGCCAAGGAAAAAATGGCAAAAAAAATATCTAATGTATCAGTTTATCAGTATGTGGAATAACATCAAATAAATAGATCAAAGTGCAGTATATGAAGAGCTAAGAAGCATAAGGATTGTACTTTTGACAGAATTTCATTATTTCAAAAAACGATGCTATAACGATAAAAGGCGTTAAAAACATATAGGGTTTCCATACACACGACTAATTGCTAGTGCGTCGAGATAATGACTATACATATACCGGGGACCACCAGTAAACGAAGCTGGTAAAATTGTACGACTCCCAACATCAGATCCATAATGGTCACCCCTATTTATAGCATCATAAAGACCGGATAAGTATTCATTTCGTATTTCCCGCTGATTATTCTTTACATAATCAATACGGTCTAGCTCTATGCTACAATAAGCGGTAACAATATATTGCTGAAACAGCCTCCCACATTTTCCAAGCAAGTTAAACGCGCTATATCTATCATGCAATTGATAGCTATAAAACATATTCATTGTCATCTTGTTCTTTTTCCTAGTACTACGCGAACCAACATCCCGAAGTGTTAAACCCAAATGATAACCGGGTTGACCATATACAAAAAGTAATGGAAACTGTAACGACATATACAACGCATGCAACTTATTTACCCGCTTCAGCGTACCACCCTTATACTCTACAATAAGATCGTAATCAGTTCTACTTATGTCACCAGTCTCAAAAACTATCGCACCAACAGCATCTGATGTCGGCCGCTCATATTGTTTGGAACCAATAACATCGTATAATCTTATTCGAAAATCAGGAACATCCATATCAACAATTCTATCCCTGGCAATCCTAAAAAGCTTTACAACAGCATTCTTAGCATTTAAAACTTCTAACAGTTGTTCAACAATTTCTACATACGAAACGAAGAGTACTTGTAGAATATCTTAACCGTTCTTCATACCAAAAATGAGCCCTACGTTAACAGAATATGAGCAATGATGAACAATAGACAGATGTTTAAATTGTTAGACTACAGAAACTATATATAACATACACATTACCTTCAGTCCAAACTGAAGCATTTACAGGGACCGAAGTTCGCAACGGAAAATGAACGGGATTTGAAAAACAACCCTATTGTAAATTAAAGTGGACGATCTAAGAAAACAACAACAAAGCACCAAATAAAAACAGAGTAACATAAGCGTACCAACGTTACTCGAAGACCCGATTGGAACAAAAGTAttctgatgatgatgattattgacAGATTGTGCAACGGAAGAAGCAACCCCAACAGGTTCTCCATAATTAACAAACGGAGTTGTAATACGGCTTTTTTTGGCAGCTGAAGAACCCAAATAATCTAAATCAACTAAACCTGTCGGTATAGATGATGAAATACGTTCGCGATGATAAACTGATTTGGACTTAGGCGGCATTATCAATTTTATAAACAACGATTACTTATTACAACCAAAAAACCCTTATGTATAGCTAGAATTAtaacgaaaaaaaaaatccttgtaTAAATCCAGATAAGTAAATGAACAAATATCAAACCACAATTTACATTTAAGTACAATGAATCacaaaatggtaaaaaaaaaaaaaaaagtagaataCAACAAAATAAACAGCAAAAGTAGACATTCAATATACAGCGCATAAGCAAACATAATGCATAAACGTATAAATAAATACCTGCAAATCTAGGTAACGTTTAAAATTCGAGCGATGCAAAAGTCAGCAGGACAGAATCCAAAAGCATTCAGCGGTTTCAAACCTAAGTGAAATAAGTAAAAGAAGAGATGAGAAACGTGTTTTCTTTCAAGTGATTCCACAAACACGTTATGGCCAACAATAGTTGAACCAAACCTAATGACTACTGGTTCCTTTTGTTTTTTAATACCGCCACTTTTTTCACTCAAGCAACACAAAAATGCAATTAGATACACAACCTGAAAAATAGCTAATCGCAGTACCAATACAACAAAATGAAGTGCAAGAGCACATAAACAAACATAATAAAATGGGTTCAAACGTAAATGAAATAAGTGGTTTTCTTTCAGGCAATTACACAAACACCTTATGGGCAGCCATTCCTTTTGTTTTTTAAGACCGCAACTTATTTGACTCAAGCAACCAAATTAACACTCAATAGAACATAACAAATGCAATTAGATATAcaactagttattgaaccctcgcttcgcgccgggggttcgattttaatgtattttattgcgtttagtaaaattattttgtggctaacgatgatgtcgttgaagcgcaactcgagtcgaactaaaaggtataacccgtgagagatttaaatgttattttaaattaacaatatatgtgcatctccgcgtttcgctatagaattgtcgacttttaaaaatttaacgcaaaatcaacgtgtatgaaaagtaccccaaatatttagcgttttttaaaaagcgtccgttttgcgtatagctagtgacattgtgttcctaaaattatttcgagtttaacgatggtgtcggaaaaatttaactcgttgcgagcgagaagatatgacccgtttaatatttgggtggagtttatttaaattttttttatgaaaatggttatttgacactttactttgaatttttcaaaaaaatgtgttggtaaaatgaaatttatattggtaaaatgaaatttagttaaaattttaaaaaaaaggtgaaaagtcgaaaatgcccctaGTACTATTTTGAAGCATGCAAGCCAGGAAGAAACAAAATTAAGAAAACAACAGGGACAAACACATACTGTATGCGACAAAATTAACACCAAAAAAAGGGCATTCAATAAAGGAAGATAATGCATAAAGTACCTGCAGATGTGAATGGGGATGAAAAATCGACCAATGGAGAATAAAACTGATGAGAATCCAAAAATATTCACCAAGGAAAAC
This genomic stretch from Rutidosis leptorrhynchoides isolate AG116_Rl617_1_P2 chromosome 11, CSIRO_AGI_Rlap_v1, whole genome shotgun sequence harbors:
- the LOC139874983 gene encoding uncharacterized protein, translated to MPPKSKSVYHRERISSSIPTGLVDLDYLGSSAAKKSRITTPFVNYGEPVGVASSVAQSVNNHHHQNTFVPIGSSSNVEIVEQLLEVLNAKNAVVKLFRIARDRIVDMDVPDFRIRLYDVIGSKQYERPTSDAVGAIVFETGDISRTDYDLIVEYKGGTLKRVNKLHALYMSLQFPLLFVYGQPGYHLGLTLRDVGSRSTRKKNKMTMNMFYSYQLHDRYSAFNLLGKCGRLFQQYIVTAYCSIELDRIDYVKNNQREIRNEYLSGLYDAINRGDHYGSDVGSRTILPASFTGGPRYMYSHYLDALAISRVYGNPILLYTIEFQKRGLPHCHSLLWVQTSARSLEPEEVDRFVSAELPNPKTNPEGFRIVSELMIHGPCGEFDKDAPCMENRKCTNRFPKPFNNNTYFDKDGFVHYQRRNTKIEVDKSICNLENGYIVPYNRYLCLRFLAHINVE